The proteins below are encoded in one region of Gopherus flavomarginatus isolate rGopFla2 chromosome 12, rGopFla2.mat.asm, whole genome shotgun sequence:
- the LOC127032527 gene encoding olfactory receptor 5V1-like: MTMKNQTTVTEFILLGLSSDPQMQIFLFSVFLVIYLITLGGNIVIMVVIRADSHLHTPMYFFLFHLSFVDICYSSVTVPKMLMNFLAEHKPFSVNGCIAQMFLFSLSAGTETFILSALAYDRYAAICDPLHYVQTMSKGICVQLVSGAWTMGFFYALLNTVVALKLHFCGPNQINHFSCELPPLLQLSCTETFTNQAVLLTSALVFGLSSFLLTLVSYIHIISTILRIRSAEGRHKAFSTCSSHLIVVGLLYMTGFLQYTKPSSVSSAVLDEIFSIQYNILTPMLNPIIYSLKNKEMKTALRNILGKFRFLN, from the coding sequence ATgacaatgaaaaatcaaaccaCAGTGACCGAATTTATCCTCCTGGGACTTTCCAGTGACCCACAGATGCAGATTTTCCTTTTCTCAGTGTTTTTAGTTATTTACCTAATCACTCTGGGTGGAAACATAGTGATCATGGTGGTGATAAGAGCTGATTCTCACCTTCACACCCCTATGTACTTCTTCCTCTTCCATTTATCCTTTGTTGATATCTGCTATTCCTCAGTCACGGTGCCTAAAATGCTGATGAACTTCCTAGCGGAACACAAACCTTTTTCTGTCAATGGCTGCATTGCCCAGATGTTCCTTTTTAGCCTCTCGGCTGGTACTGAAACTTTCATTCTCTCAGCCCTGGCTTATGACCGCTATGCTGCAATCTGTGATCCATTACATTATGTGCAGACAATGAGCAAAGGGATCTGTGTTCAGCTGGTGAGTGGTGCATGGACCATGGGCTTCTTCTATGCCCTTCTTAACACAGTTGTTGCCCTCAAGTTGCATTTCTGTGGGCCCAATCAAATCAACCATTTCAGCTGTGAGCTCCCTCCTTTGTTACAGCTGTCCTGCACTGAGACCTTTACCAATCAAGCGGTGCTTCTTACTTCTGCTTTGGTATTTGGGTTGagctccttcctcctcaccctagtctcctacattcacatcatctccaccatcctgaggaTACGCTCTGCTGAGGGcaggcataaagccttctccacctgcagctcccacctaaTTGTGGTTGGCTTGTTGTACATGACAGGTTTTCTCCAGTACACAAAACCCAGCTCAGTCTCCTCTGCAGTGCTGGATGAAATATTCTCCATCCAGTACAACATCTTgacccccatgttaaaccccatcatctacagcctgaaaaacaaGGAGATGAAAACAGCTCTAAGGAATATATTGGGAaaattcaggtttctcaattag